The proteins below come from a single Etheostoma spectabile isolate EspeVRDwgs_2016 chromosome 4, UIUC_Espe_1.0, whole genome shotgun sequence genomic window:
- the c4h6orf89 gene encoding bombesin receptor-activated protein C6orf89 homolog: protein MSEPCIYDKLSESIDILRQSGYRYGMSEREIERFIKQVLETNEPRREPPQFPILRATLKFVLAVGFLLLVVLAFTYPQSPPQLGLVNLGCYNWSSPLSHVRLLSLPIAKKYNLQGFHEWWSAGSLRQNLVNCSGCAEISSVLEVPESLRGTVNLRRGPQLVLLKGGESLSVQRQQLEELYLAHSGSMSILLEEDDGLHNHNLGLPQGPANFTLLWRFSSGTREKVLRWLFPKAELCPLLDSAGTILQRCLVTHSTNSQSKGVGVFGWLVVGEGLPTVRVLPVQRCQKHCSSFNLWLTPGDMVYADPRYWQMELFPGRGQNIICDGSAF, encoded by the exons ATGAGCGAGCCGTGTATCTACGACAAACTGTCCGAGAGCATCGACATCCTCCGGCAGTCGGGCTACCGCTACGGCATGTCGGAGAGGGAGATCGAGAGGTTCATCAAGCAGGTCCTGGAGACAAACGAGCCCAGGAGAGAGCCTCCCCAGTTCCCCATCCTGAGAGCCACCTTAAAG TTTGTGTTGGCAGTGGGCTTCCTGCTGCTGGTGGTGCTGGCCTTCACATACCCTCAGAGCCCCCCGCAGCTGGGTCTGGTCAACCTGGGCTGTTACAACTGGTCATCCCCCCTCAGCCACGTCCGCCTGCTGTCCCTGCCCATCGCCAAGAAGTACAATCTGCAAG GTTTCCATGAATGGTGGAGTGCCGGCTCTCTCAGGCAGAATCTGGTCAACTGTTCGGGCTGTGCAGAGATCTCCTCGGTGCTGGAAGTCCCAGAGAGCCTCAGAGGGACGGTGAATCTGCGACGGGGGCCACAGCTCGTCCTGctaaag GGTGGGGAGTCCCTCAGTGTCCAGCggcagcagctggaggagctCTACCTGGCCCACTCAGGCTCCATGTCCATCCTGCTGGAGGAGGACGACGGTCTGCACAACCACAACCTGGGCCTCCCCCAGGGACCCGCCAACTTCACCCTGCTGTG GAGGTTCAGCTCGGGGACCAGGGAGAAGGTTTTGAGGTGGCTCTTCCCGAAGGCGGAGCTCTGCCCCCTGCTGGACAGCGCTGGGACCATCTTGCAGCGCTGCCTGGTCACCCACAGCACAAACTCCCAGAGTAAG GGTGTCGGGGTGTTTGGCTGGCTGGTGGTGGGCGAGGGGCTACCAACAGTTCGAGTTCTACCTGTTCAACGCTGTCAGAAACACTGCAGCTCCTTCAACCTTTGGCTGACACCTGGAGACATGG TGTACGCTGACCCCCGGTACTGGCAGATGGAGCTGTTCCCTGGCCGAGGCCAGAACATCATCTGTGACGGATCTGCCTTTTAA